A genomic segment from Desertifilum tharense IPPAS B-1220 encodes:
- a CDS encoding SDR family oxidoreductase codes for MPTEQQLQPPQKQDRQPGLESEMTPQPESGESTYQGANKLSGKVALITGGDSGIGRAVAILYAKEGANVAIAYLNEHEDAKKTQELVEAEGRKAITLAGDIGDESFCKKLVEETVKAFGQLDILVNNAAEQHPVESIEEISAEQLERTFRTNIFSMFYLTKAAMPHLKEGSAIINTTSVTAYQGNSSLIDYSSTKGAIVAFTRSLSQSLVKKGIRVNGVAPGPIWTPLIPATFSEEKVASFGKQVPMKRAGQPEEVATCYVFLASNDSSYISGQILHPNGGNIVNG; via the coding sequence ATGCCGACCGAGCAACAACTTCAACCGCCTCAAAAGCAAGACAGGCAACCGGGTTTAGAATCCGAAATGACTCCCCAACCCGAATCGGGAGAATCAACCTATCAAGGAGCGAATAAATTAAGCGGGAAAGTCGCTTTAATTACTGGGGGAGATAGCGGCATTGGCCGTGCAGTTGCCATCTTGTATGCTAAAGAAGGGGCAAATGTCGCGATCGCCTATTTAAACGAACACGAAGACGCCAAGAAAACCCAGGAATTGGTTGAAGCGGAAGGTCGTAAAGCAATTACCCTGGCTGGCGATATTGGCGATGAATCTTTTTGTAAAAAGTTGGTCGAAGAAACCGTTAAAGCCTTTGGTCAATTAGATATCTTAGTAAACAATGCAGCCGAACAGCATCCGGTGGAAAGCATTGAAGAGATTAGTGCAGAGCAATTAGAACGCACGTTCCGCACCAATATCTTTTCGATGTTTTACCTCACCAAGGCCGCAATGCCTCACCTCAAAGAGGGAAGCGCCATCATCAACACCACTTCGGTGACAGCGTACCAAGGGAACTCCAGCTTAATCGATTATTCCTCCACCAAGGGCGCGATCGTTGCGTTTACACGCTCTTTGTCGCAAAGTTTGGTCAAAAAAGGCATCCGAGTTAATGGCGTGGCTCCTGGCCCCATCTGGACGCCGCTGATTCCCGCCACCTTCTCCGAAGAGAAAGTAGCCTCTTTTGGCAAACAAGTCCCAATGAAACGCGCAGGACAACCGGAAGAAGTGGCAACTTGTTACGTCTTCCTCGCTTCTAACGACTCCTCCTACATTTCCGGTCAAATCTTACACCCCAACGGTGGGAATATTGTGAACGGCTAG
- a CDS encoding PD40 domain-containing protein, producing the protein MSSRTQRYISVIGLLLFLWVGSFFAQPGDARTRTPPLTSEIAFVSNRRGNEDVYLLQPRRSQPLNLTNHPADDATASWSPDGQFIAFRSFRNGDAEIYRMNADGTNQVNLTKTPGGDTSPAWSPDGRRIVFSSDRTGNDEIYVMDADGSNPINLTNNRASDRFPEWSPDGRFIAFTTDRDGDREIYVMNADGSNPINLTNNPEDDIHPAWSPDGYFIAFSSTRNGIAEIFTLDLETGELFRLSNHPGRDAGPAWSPDGSKIAFHSNRDGNFEIYVMNADGSNPIRYTRNMGFDGFPAWRPPLPKPPENPG; encoded by the coding sequence ATGTCAAGCCGGACTCAGCGATACATTAGCGTCATCGGATTATTATTATTTCTGTGGGTTGGCTCGTTTTTCGCCCAACCGGGAGACGCCAGAACCCGTACCCCACCCCTGACTTCAGAAATTGCCTTTGTGTCTAACCGTCGGGGAAATGAAGATGTTTACTTACTTCAACCCAGACGTTCTCAACCGCTGAACCTCACCAATCACCCGGCGGATGATGCGACGGCGAGTTGGTCGCCAGACGGTCAGTTTATAGCATTTCGTTCCTTCCGTAATGGCGATGCTGAGATTTACCGCATGAACGCCGATGGCACCAATCAGGTGAACTTAACCAAGACACCTGGGGGAGATACCTCGCCAGCTTGGTCGCCAGATGGTCGGCGCATCGTTTTTTCTTCCGACCGGACGGGGAACGACGAAATTTATGTGATGGATGCGGACGGGTCGAACCCAATTAATTTAACCAATAATCGGGCTAGCGATCGCTTTCCGGAGTGGTCGCCCGATGGTCGCTTTATTGCTTTTACCACAGATCGAGATGGCGATCGCGAAATCTACGTCATGAACGCCGATGGGTCAAACCCCATCAACCTCACCAACAACCCAGAAGACGACATCCACCCCGCCTGGTCCCCCGACGGCTACTTCATCGCCTTCAGTTCCACCCGTAACGGCATCGCCGAAATCTTTACCTTAGACTTAGAAACCGGAGAACTCTTCCGCCTCAGCAACCATCCCGGACGCGACGCCGGCCCCGCCTGGTCGCCAGATGGCAGCAAAATCGCCTTCCATTCCAACCGCGACGGCAACTTTGAAATCTACGTCATGAACGCCGACGGGTCAAACCCCATCCGCTATACCCGCAATATGGGGTTCGATGGCTTCCCCGCTTGGCGACCCCCCCTTCCCAAACCTCCCGAAAACCCAGGTTAA